From Deltaproteobacteria bacterium, one genomic window encodes:
- a CDS encoding peptidylprolyl isomerase, producing MMSGKIDQSTSSIRRHGVWSYAAWVALGLVVAGCHDRNAVARVGKTDIHQSDVEEYLATHVRATQPSAALDALVGRQFLAEAATREKLADKPEVAARLAAARRELLAQAYLESKLAAAVSDEVLERRYEAEKTQFAKRLVHVQIVTIRLARGAEARAASEARARANLAFARAASGEDFARIAAELSDDHATSSRGGDLGWISEGQVDATFFEAAWALKKGEIAKPFETPFGLHVIKALEEPKTELPSFQSVKPTLAAEARREAEAQLMEKLRLQVPVEKHPERMKNPISVAGGMQR from the coding sequence ATGATGAGTGGCAAGATCGACCAGAGCACATCAAGCATCCGTCGCCACGGCGTATGGTCGTATGCCGCATGGGTCGCGTTGGGGCTGGTGGTCGCGGGTTGCCACGATCGCAATGCCGTCGCGCGCGTGGGCAAGACGGACATTCACCAGTCTGATGTTGAGGAATACCTCGCGACACACGTTCGGGCGACGCAGCCGTCTGCCGCCCTTGATGCGCTCGTGGGTCGGCAGTTCCTCGCCGAGGCGGCCACGCGGGAGAAGCTCGCAGACAAGCCAGAGGTGGCCGCGCGCCTGGCCGCAGCTCGGCGTGAGCTCCTGGCGCAGGCCTACCTCGAGTCGAAGCTCGCAGCCGCCGTTTCCGACGAGGTGCTCGAGCGCCGCTATGAGGCGGAGAAGACGCAGTTCGCCAAGCGGCTCGTGCACGTGCAGATCGTCACCATTCGGCTTGCACGAGGAGCTGAAGCGCGGGCAGCGAGCGAGGCGCGCGCCCGCGCCAACCTGGCGTTTGCGCGCGCCGCAAGCGGCGAGGACTTTGCCCGGATCGCGGCCGAGCTCTCCGACGACCACGCCACCTCGAGCAGGGGCGGCGACCTGGGCTGGATCAGCGAGGGGCAGGTGGACGCCACGTTCTTCGAAGCCGCTTGGGCGCTCAAGAAGGGCGAGATTGCCAAGCCTTTCGAGACGCCGTTCGGTCTTCACGTGATCAAGGCGCTCGAGGAACCGAAGACCGAGCTGCCTTCCTTCCAGTCCGTGAAGCCGACTCTGGCCGCTGAGGCCCGTCGCGAAGCCGAAGCACAACTCATGGAAAAGCTTCGCCTCCAGGTGCCGGTGGAGAAGCACCCCGAGCGCATGAAGAACCCGATCTCTGTCGCAGGAGGAATGCAGCGGTGA